A genomic stretch from Deinococcus ruber includes:
- a CDS encoding thioredoxin family protein, with translation MKKILPAVLFSTVLLVSSQPLAAQLTYDSSHDPWKDFSIAQKEAKLKKLNILIDIGGDWCIDCRHLDEFFNSNTQLKDYLLKSFIVLKVYEGSERDNSDFLSQLPRTGWVPSLFVVRADGKILEVMDARKLAAGNTYDPKKMQAFLSKWGLKK, from the coding sequence GTGAAGAAAATTCTACCTGCCGTCCTGTTCTCCACCGTACTCCTGGTTTCTTCTCAGCCTCTAGCGGCTCAGCTTACCTACGATTCCAGCCACGATCCCTGGAAAGATTTTTCCATCGCACAAAAAGAAGCAAAGCTCAAAAAATTGAATATCCTGATCGATATAGGCGGCGACTGGTGTATAGATTGTCGTCACCTAGATGAATTTTTCAATTCAAATACCCAATTAAAAGATTACCTGCTTAAGAGTTTCATAGTTTTGAAGGTGTACGAAGGGAGCGAGCGCGATAACAGCGATTTTCTCTCACAGCTTCCGCGAACTGGCTGGGTTCCTTCTCTGTTTGTCGTCAGGGCAGACGGAAAGATTCTGGAGGTGATGGATGCCCGCAAACTCGCCGCAGGCAACACCTATGATCCCAAGAAGATGCAGGCATTCCTATCGAAATGGGGCTTAAAGAAATAA
- a CDS encoding GNAT family N-acetyltransferase yields the protein MHIRRVTRSDDPAIPAFGRLQNAVYFEPDMLIPARYIAQMLEMEDAGERRNVLLLAEDDAGKVIGGSIFHYLASAETGFSSFLGVARSARGQGVARALHDARWAALQEVSGGRCRAVFIDVVNPQRESHEQQAHEAAAGSNALERRQRFHALGFRTVDLPYVQPVGGEDGGPVTDMDLLAYLPGDPPTLPAALASATMQAYWTPWLGRQRAEQEARKLEAGAHGQTDVALLPAWEGPKQRG from the coding sequence ATGCACATCCGCCGCGTCACCCGTTCCGACGATCCCGCCATTCCTGCCTTCGGGCGCTTGCAGAACGCCGTGTACTTCGAGCCAGACATGCTGATTCCGGCGCGGTACATCGCCCAGATGCTGGAGATGGAGGACGCGGGCGAGCGCCGAAACGTCCTGTTACTGGCCGAAGATGACGCTGGCAAGGTGATCGGCGGCAGCATCTTTCACTATCTGGCAAGCGCCGAAACAGGTTTCAGCAGTTTTCTGGGCGTGGCACGCTCGGCGCGTGGACAGGGGGTGGCACGGGCGCTGCACGATGCCCGCTGGGCTGCCCTTCAGGAAGTATCGGGTGGGCGCTGCCGGGCGGTCTTTATCGATGTGGTCAATCCGCAGCGCGAGAGCCACGAGCAGCAGGCGCACGAGGCGGCGGCGGGGTCGAATGCTCTGGAGCGCCGTCAGCGGTTTCACGCCCTGGGCTTCCGCACCGTCGATCTGCCGTACGTGCAGCCAGTGGGCGGCGAAGACGGCGGCCCCGTCACCGATATGGATCTGCTGGCTTACCTGCCCGGCGACCCGCCCACGCTGCCCGCTGCACTGGCGAGTGCCACCATGCAGGCGTACTGGACACCGTGGCTGGGGCGTCAGCGGGCCGAACAGGAGGCCCGCAAGCTGGAAGCTGGGGCGCACGGACAGACCGATGTGGCGCTGCTTCCGGCGTGGGAAGGTCCGAAGCAGAGAGGGTGA
- a CDS encoding META domain-containing protein translates to MNTSSRLLGAAVALLIAATPAQASTASVAPLILIDGTWAVARLSSGQTMPTGVRAVLNLVGGRITGTTGCNSVMGRYSHGGSNLVFQGLASTRKFCAGAAGTTETLVLKSLSGAQKVAVYGPTGQKSMRISGTGGTLYLVKQK, encoded by the coding sequence ATGAACACATCATCTAGGCTGTTGGGCGCGGCTGTGGCCCTGTTGATCGCGGCGACTCCGGCGCAGGCGAGTACCGCCTCTGTCGCTCCACTCATCCTGATCGACGGCACGTGGGCGGTGGCGCGGCTGTCGAGCGGTCAGACGATGCCCACAGGCGTCCGAGCCGTTCTGAACTTGGTGGGTGGGCGCATCACGGGCACCACCGGCTGCAATTCGGTGATGGGGCGGTATTCGCACGGTGGCAGCAATCTGGTGTTTCAGGGCCTGGCGAGCACGCGCAAATTCTGTGCCGGGGCCGCAGGCACGACCGAAACGCTGGTGCTGAAATCGTTGAGCGGCGCACAGAAAGTGGCGGTCTACGGCCCCACCGGACAGAAGAGCATGCGAATTTCCGGCACGGGCGGCACCCTGTATCTGGTCAAGCAGAAATAG
- a CDS encoding glutamine--tRNA ligase/YqeY domain fusion protein codes for MTAEGSPSSDSTLISPNFITEVIERDLAAGRYAQIVTRFPPEPNGYLHLGHVFASYLDFGTALDFGGRYHLRLDDTNPEGESMEYAQAIQDDLHWLGWDWGEHLYFASDHFELYYSYAEKLIELGAAYVDSVNGDEMARLRGSATQPGIPSVYRSRSIQENLDLFRRMRAGEFPDGAHVLRAKIDLSNPNMKLRDPVLYRIRRETHYRQGDAWCIYPMYDFQHPLQDATEGVTHSMCSLEFVDNRAIYDWLMETLGFEPRPHQYEFGRRNLEYTVVSKRKLRRLVEEGHVAGWDDPRMPTLRAQRRLGVTPEAVRTFAAGIGVNRTNRTVDLVVYENAVRNDLNHRAPRIMAVLEPLRLVIENLDEARELSLPYWPHDVVDASPDGLVALPDGTRAAPEAAVRSVPLSRELYIERSDFAVTPPPGFKRLTPGGRVRLRGAGIVQAERYELDAAGEPTVVYATLQPDGARASGVIHWVDAASAVPAEFRLYDRLFSVPNPEGQDNIPDFNPEEGGHEDTSEPVNTDFLRFLNPDSLRVTRGFVERSVQHDPANTRYQFERQGYFWQDPVDSKPDALVYGRIITLRDVWGAKGSEKPASQKATQPKAAPTRAAPKEDVPLSADQSAEAARLSALGISDSEAQLIARDEALSSYLRGLSGPHAAAVAGWAVNDLGAAIREGRAAVPLAALNELAGVLAGGSISTRIAREALAEAQESGGTETPAQIIERRGLKVVSDDSALEALIRAVMDENPAKVADYRGGKKGLSGFFTGQVMRRSNGQADPQRVAELMAKVLEG; via the coding sequence ATGACTGCTGAAGGCTCTCCCTCTTCCGATTCAACACTGATCTCGCCCAATTTCATCACCGAGGTTATCGAGCGTGACCTGGCGGCAGGCAGGTATGCCCAGATCGTGACCCGCTTTCCGCCGGAACCCAACGGGTATCTGCACCTGGGGCACGTGTTCGCCAGCTACCTGGACTTCGGTACGGCGCTCGATTTCGGCGGACGCTATCACCTGCGTCTCGACGACACCAACCCCGAGGGCGAGAGCATGGAATATGCCCAGGCGATTCAGGACGATCTGCACTGGCTGGGCTGGGACTGGGGCGAACATCTGTATTTCGCGTCCGATCATTTCGAGCTGTATTACAGCTACGCCGAGAAACTGATCGAACTGGGCGCGGCGTATGTCGACAGCGTGAACGGCGACGAGATGGCCCGGCTGCGCGGCAGTGCGACGCAGCCCGGTATTCCTTCGGTGTACCGCAGCCGCAGCATTCAGGAGAATCTCGACCTGTTCCGGCGCATGCGGGCGGGCGAGTTTCCAGACGGCGCACATGTGCTGCGCGCCAAAATCGATCTGAGTAACCCGAACATGAAGCTGCGCGACCCGGTGCTGTACCGCATCCGGCGCGAAACGCACTACCGCCAGGGCGACGCGTGGTGCATCTATCCGATGTACGACTTCCAGCACCCGCTTCAGGACGCCACCGAGGGCGTGACCCACAGCATGTGCAGCCTGGAGTTCGTGGACAACCGCGCCATCTACGACTGGCTGATGGAAACGCTGGGCTTCGAGCCGCGCCCGCACCAGTACGAATTCGGGCGGCGCAATCTGGAATACACCGTCGTCAGCAAGCGCAAGCTGCGCCGACTGGTCGAGGAAGGGCACGTGGCAGGCTGGGACGATCCGCGCATGCCCACGTTGCGGGCGCAGCGTCGGCTGGGCGTGACGCCCGAAGCGGTCCGCACCTTCGCGGCGGGCATCGGCGTAAACCGCACCAACCGCACCGTCGATCTGGTGGTGTACGAAAACGCCGTGCGGAACGACCTGAACCACCGCGCCCCCCGCATCATGGCGGTGCTGGAGCCGCTGCGCCTGGTGATCGAGAATCTGGACGAAGCCCGTGAACTGAGCCTTCCCTACTGGCCGCACGACGTGGTGGACGCCTCGCCCGATGGCCTGGTGGCTCTGCCGGACGGCACGCGTGCAGCTCCGGAAGCGGCGGTCAGAAGCGTGCCCCTCAGCCGCGAACTGTACATCGAGCGCAGTGATTTCGCCGTCACGCCCCCGCCCGGCTTCAAACGCCTGACACCGGGGGGCCGGGTGCGGCTGCGCGGCGCAGGCATCGTGCAGGCCGAGCGATACGAGCTGGACGCTGCCGGAGAGCCGACCGTGGTCTACGCGACCTTGCAGCCCGATGGAGCGCGGGCCAGCGGCGTGATTCACTGGGTCGATGCCGCCAGCGCCGTGCCCGCCGAATTCCGGCTGTACGACCGGCTGTTCTCGGTGCCCAACCCGGAAGGCCAGGACAACATCCCGGACTTCAACCCGGAAGAGGGCGGGCACGAAGACACTTCCGAGCCTGTCAATACAGATTTCCTGCGCTTCCTGAACCCCGACAGCCTGCGCGTGACGCGGGGATTTGTCGAGCGCAGCGTGCAGCACGACCCCGCCAACACGCGCTATCAGTTCGAGCGCCAGGGCTATTTCTGGCAGGACCCGGTGGACAGCAAGCCGGACGCTCTGGTCTACGGGCGGATCATCACACTGCGCGACGTGTGGGGCGCGAAAGGCAGCGAGAAACCCGCGAGCCAGAAGGCGACTCAGCCCAAAGCAGCGCCGACCAGGGCAGCCCCGAAGGAAGACGTGCCGCTGAGCGCCGATCAGAGCGCCGAGGCCGCCCGCCTGAGCGCCCTGGGCATCTCGGACAGCGAAGCGCAGCTGATTGCGCGGGATGAAGCGCTGTCGAGCTATCTGAGGGGGCTGAGCGGGCCACACGCCGCCGCCGTGGCAGGCTGGGCCGTCAACGATCTGGGGGCGGCGATCCGTGAGGGACGTGCTGCCGTGCCTCTGGCAGCGCTGAACGAACTGGCCGGGGTGCTGGCGGGCGGCAGCATCAGCACGCGCATTGCCCGCGAAGCGCTGGCCGAAGCGCAGGAGAGCGGCGGCACGGAAACGCCTGCCCAGATCATCGAACGCCGGGGTCTGAAGGTGGTCAGCGACGACAGCGCCCTGGAAGCGCTGATCCGCGCCGTGATGGACGAGAACCCCGCCAAGGTCGCGGATTATCGGGGCGGCAAGAAAGGCCTGAGCGGGTTTTTCACCGGACAGGTGATGCGGCGCAGCAACGGGCAGGCCGACCCGCAGCGCGTGGCCGAACTGATGGCGAAGGTGCTGGAAGGGTAA
- a CDS encoding PIG-L deacetylase family protein — protein MPTRHRWLPPFVLLSLALALWINFTPFTRLTQPRAAMRVERLPATSAFYSGQKIMILSPHPDDETLCCAGMIQQAHAAGADVYVTWLTSGDGFEFDAALEGRQLRPGSAAFRKLALRRMQEARAAAAVLNIPVSHLNFLGYPDGGLFRLFLENYATAYTSPTSGLNRVSYDGTFNPGSAYTGLNLERDMASVVDAVNPDLLLVPAPQDAHLDHRTASYLAQRLMAERGQTARLRFWVVHGGLEWPLPKGLHRGDPLTLPSRAMNLAWTRDDLTPAQILKKGAAISAYRTQMTVLGRFMVAFERKNELLSTTALPPGPLGEGVQPIIGDGR, from the coding sequence TTGCCGACAAGGCACCGCTGGCTGCCACCTTTCGTCCTGCTGTCGTTGGCACTGGCGCTGTGGATCAATTTCACGCCCTTTACCCGCCTGACGCAGCCGAGAGCAGCGATGCGGGTCGAGCGGCTGCCTGCCACCAGTGCGTTTTACAGCGGGCAGAAGATCATGATTTTGTCGCCGCATCCCGACGACGAAACGCTGTGCTGTGCCGGAATGATCCAGCAGGCGCACGCGGCGGGCGCAGACGTCTACGTGACCTGGCTGACTAGCGGAGACGGCTTCGAATTCGACGCCGCTCTGGAAGGTCGCCAACTGCGCCCCGGCAGCGCCGCCTTTCGCAAACTGGCGCTGCGCCGCATGCAGGAGGCCCGCGCTGCCGCCGCCGTGCTGAACATTCCTGTCTCTCACCTGAATTTTCTGGGCTACCCCGACGGTGGACTGTTCCGGCTGTTCCTCGAAAACTACGCCACCGCCTATACCTCGCCAACCAGCGGCCTGAACCGCGTGAGCTACGACGGCACCTTCAACCCCGGCAGCGCGTATACCGGCCTGAATCTGGAACGCGATATGGCGAGCGTGGTAGACGCGGTCAATCCCGATCTGCTGCTGGTGCCCGCCCCGCAGGACGCCCACCTCGATCACCGCACCGCCAGTTACCTGGCCCAGCGCCTGATGGCCGAGCGCGGGCAGACGGCGCGGCTGCGCTTCTGGGTGGTGCACGGCGGTCTGGAATGGCCGCTTCCCAAGGGGCTGCACCGGGGCGACCCGCTCACGCTGCCGTCACGCGCCATGAATCTGGCCTGGACACGCGACGACCTGACGCCCGCGCAGATCCTAAAGAAAGGAGCGGCTATTTCTGCGTACCGCACGCAGATGACGGTGCTGGGCCGTTTTATGGTGGCCTTCGAGCGCAAAAACGAGTTGCTGAGCACCACGGCGCTGCCGCCGGGGCCGCTGGGCGAGGGTGTCCAGCCGATCATCGGAGACGGGCGGTAA
- the mqnB gene encoding futalosine hydrolase → MSAADILIVVATAGEAALLGGLGARTVVCGVGPVAAALATQRALLSGPVPALVVSAGIGGAFPGNGLQLGQAALASEMLYGDLGAWDEGEFLPLDALGLSALPDGVGTASQQAGRFAAWAGAEQFAAHAGLAYGPFVTLSSVTGSSGQAAALARRFPGVLIEGMEGAGVAHAAALSGAPCTELRGVSNPVGPRDRSQWQIGPALAALNAGLARLVQAFE, encoded by the coding sequence ATGAGCGCGGCAGACATCCTGATCGTGGTGGCGACGGCGGGCGAGGCGGCGCTGCTGGGCGGGCTGGGCGCACGCACCGTGGTCTGCGGCGTGGGGCCGGTGGCGGCGGCACTGGCAACCCAGCGGGCGCTGCTGAGCGGCCCGGTTCCGGCGCTGGTCGTGAGTGCGGGCATCGGCGGGGCGTTTCCCGGCAACGGATTACAACTTGGGCAGGCGGCGCTGGCCTCCGAGATGCTCTACGGCGACCTGGGAGCCTGGGATGAAGGCGAGTTTCTGCCGCTGGACGCCCTTGGCCTGAGCGCCCTGCCAGACGGCGTGGGCACCGCGTCTCAGCAGGCTGGGCGCTTCGCTGCGTGGGCCGGGGCCGAACAGTTCGCGGCGCACGCGGGCCTGGCGTATGGCCCTTTTGTCACGCTCAGCAGTGTGACCGGAAGCAGTGGGCAGGCAGCAGCCCTGGCCCGGCGCTTCCCCGGTGTGCTGATCGAGGGCATGGAGGGCGCTGGCGTGGCGCATGCGGCGGCGCTGTCCGGCGCGCCATGTACCGAGCTGCGTGGCGTCTCGAACCCGGTCGGGCCACGCGACCGTTCGCAGTGGCAGATCGGGCCAGCGCTGGCCGCCCTGAACGCGGGGCTGGCTCGGCTGGTGCAGGCATTCGAATAG
- a CDS encoding FAD-dependent oxidoreductase translates to MRARLSALFRTRRVTGPGWPFPLAWPLLIAATLLSMALLSAPSSNDLLIYGGTPQGVMAAVTAAQQGQRVILIEGGSHLGGVLTRGWLTTLDLSSGPDDQPLSRGLFLRLYRQLHHDNSFDVEAAQRFFNAVVRLPNLRVLTSAPLLHVSAHAGRLGCPTFSVGHAPRTICAARYIDASDSADLAAQAGASFTLGRSDTGLGQEQMAAGLIFRVRGVNWAALETALAQDQGLMPAPGSSLRGRSLVGLTRLASGYVPSDPQRFHLRGFNGARQDDGSLMINALLVLGVDGTSPASVQRARQEGDAEAQRVTAYLKRALPQVFGHAQYGGAAPELYIRESRHLTGEYRFQADDAFYGHRFSDSVAVGGYPLDGQLYRAGEPSYLIGHPAPYDVPFRSLIPLGMRNLLVVSQAASFGSVAAFSTRVVPLQMTLGEAAGMASALSVQTHSDFQALWRSPLLMSLLRLGLYTRGDVVEAPALPQARVCQDALSPQFAVAKRLLRRGLMSAPYYFQGCLHLAAPETGLAFVSDLQHGLLPGALRTRQPALDWLRALYTAEPSTPLQRSDAQNILSLLHLPALPPGDNQPLTRAEAARLRYELLTLNSEQRREAGAPY, encoded by the coding sequence ATGCGTGCCCGCCTGTCTGCTCTGTTTCGTACCCGGCGTGTGACCGGCCCAGGGTGGCCCTTCCCGCTGGCCTGGCCGCTGCTGATCGCCGCAACGCTGCTGAGCATGGCGCTGCTGTCGGCTCCGTCATCCAACGACCTGCTGATCTACGGCGGAACTCCGCAGGGCGTGATGGCGGCGGTCACGGCGGCCCAGCAGGGGCAGCGGGTGATCCTGATCGAAGGCGGCAGCCATCTGGGCGGCGTTCTGACGCGCGGCTGGCTGACCACGCTCGACCTGAGCAGCGGCCCCGACGATCAGCCGCTGTCGCGGGGGCTGTTTCTGCGGCTGTACCGTCAGCTTCACCACGACAACTCGTTTGATGTCGAGGCGGCCCAGCGCTTTTTCAATGCGGTGGTGCGGCTGCCGAATCTGCGGGTGCTGACCAGCGCACCGCTGCTGCACGTGAGCGCCCACGCAGGGCGGCTGGGCTGCCCCACCTTTTCGGTCGGGCACGCTCCCAGAACCATCTGCGCGGCCCGCTACATCGACGCCAGCGACAGCGCCGATCTGGCAGCGCAGGCCGGGGCGAGCTTCACGCTGGGCCGCAGCGACACCGGGCTGGGTCAGGAGCAGATGGCGGCGGGGCTGATCTTCCGGGTGCGCGGCGTGAACTGGGCGGCGCTCGAAACGGCGCTGGCACAGGATCAGGGCCTCATGCCAGCGCCGGGATCGTCGCTGCGGGGGCGCTCGCTGGTGGGTCTGACGCGGCTTGCCAGCGGGTACGTGCCCAGCGACCCGCAGCGCTTTCATCTGCGCGGCTTCAACGGGGCGCGGCAGGACGACGGCAGCCTGATGATCAATGCGCTGCTGGTGCTGGGTGTGGACGGCACGTCGCCCGCGTCGGTGCAGCGGGCGCGGCAGGAGGGCGACGCCGAGGCGCAGCGCGTGACCGCCTATCTGAAGCGGGCGCTGCCGCAGGTCTTCGGGCACGCGCAGTACGGCGGCGCAGCCCCAGAGCTGTACATCCGCGAGAGCCGCCATCTGACCGGGGAATACCGCTTTCAGGCCGACGACGCCTTTTACGGGCACCGCTTTTCCGACAGCGTGGCGGTGGGCGGCTATCCGCTCGACGGGCAGCTGTACCGGGCGGGCGAACCGTCTTACCTGATCGGCCACCCAGCCCCCTACGACGTGCCGTTTCGCAGCCTGATTCCGCTGGGCATGCGGAATCTGCTGGTGGTGTCGCAGGCGGCGTCGTTCGGCAGTGTGGCGGCTTTCTCGACGCGGGTGGTGCCGCTTCAGATGACGCTGGGCGAAGCTGCTGGCATGGCCTCGGCGCTGTCTGTCCAGACCCACAGCGACTTCCAGGCATTGTGGCGCAGCCCCCTGCTGATGTCGCTGCTGCGGCTGGGCCTGTACACACGCGGCGACGTGGTGGAAGCTCCGGCGCTGCCACAGGCGCGGGTCTGCCAGGACGCCCTCAGCCCACAGTTCGCGGTTGCCAAACGGCTGCTGAGGCGCGGCCTGATGAGCGCTCCGTACTACTTTCAGGGCTGTCTGCATCTGGCGGCCCCGGAAACAGGGCTGGCCTTCGTCAGCGACCTGCAACATGGGCTGCTGCCCGGTGCTCTGCGAACGCGGCAACCCGCCCTCGACTGGCTGCGGGCGCTGTACACCGCCGAGCCGTCCACCCCCTTACAGCGCAGCGACGCCCAGAACATCCTGAGTCTGCTGCACCTGCCCGCCCTGCCGCCGGGCGACAACCAGCCGCTGACCCGCGCCGAGGCGGCCCGGCTTCGCTACGAACTGCTGACACTGAACAGCGAGCAGCGAAGAGAAGCAGGTGCGCCCTACTGA
- a CDS encoding transglutaminase TgpA family protein, whose amino-acid sequence MMLRLPFSRPPAAALPPLPVTPLLLTLGALALSMLPYLLRFPLWLSASVVLALLARGLIALRNWRQPPAWTLVVLALLLGRAAVLVYSTLAGRDGGTAMLVLLVALKTLETSRRRDMLLWVLLGYFLTAAQFFFDQNASVAAFTLVCALALTACGVLWARPAPLMAAGNWRQQSGGALRQSGKLLLQATPLMLALFVLFPRPDGPLWQMPVVSSASSKTGLSDSMTPGSVSSLAQDDSVAFRATFEGQTPPISALYWRGPVLESFDGRRWNAVPAAPGVQATGSGKVWRYRLTLEPSGQPYGLALDVPTTPPDGTRISGNLQLIVPGGVNTRRQLRLESLTDFRYGLNILPQQIALDTYLPAGGNPRARALAASWLRLAPAARVQAAYRFFQTDHLTYTLNPPLLDSSDPVDQLLYSTRLGFCEHFASSFAYLMRAAGVPARLVTGYLGGASNRDTGGNAYLIVRQADAHAWVEVWLAGQGWVRVDPTGAVSPARLQGGLAAALPGSSAAALETGSGVLSGLRLRLDALQNAWNEWVVGYDFSKQQGLLSRLGLGEVGGPRYALILGLLLVLGILPALLVRVRRTGDPLLLAYQELGQRLRLPMLDTETPLDYARRAALARPLEAERVQALTGEYLALRYGPGEALTAAQVRAFRRRVRARSQRNTPG is encoded by the coding sequence ATGATGCTTCGTCTGCCGTTTTCTCGGCCCCCGGCTGCCGCGCTGCCGCCGCTGCCCGTCACGCCGCTGCTGCTGACGCTCGGCGCACTGGCCCTGAGCATGCTGCCGTATCTGCTGCGCTTTCCGCTGTGGCTGAGCGCGTCGGTGGTACTGGCGCTGCTCGCCAGGGGGCTGATTGCCCTGCGAAACTGGCGGCAGCCGCCTGCCTGGACGCTGGTGGTGCTGGCGCTGCTGCTGGGCCGCGCTGCCGTGCTGGTGTATTCCACGCTGGCTGGGCGCGACGGCGGAACGGCGATGCTGGTGCTGCTGGTGGCGCTCAAGACCCTGGAAACCAGTCGCAGGCGCGACATGCTGCTGTGGGTGCTGCTGGGCTACTTCCTGACGGCGGCGCAGTTTTTCTTCGATCAGAACGCCAGCGTCGCCGCCTTTACCCTGGTGTGTGCGCTGGCCCTGACCGCCTGCGGCGTGCTGTGGGCGCGGCCCGCTCCGCTGATGGCTGCCGGAAACTGGCGGCAACAGAGTGGGGGAGCGCTGCGGCAGTCGGGCAAGCTGCTGCTTCAGGCCACACCGCTGATGCTGGCGCTGTTTGTGCTGTTTCCGCGCCCAGACGGGCCGCTGTGGCAGATGCCGGTGGTCAGCAGCGCCTCCTCCAAAACCGGCCTGTCGGACAGCATGACGCCCGGCTCGGTCAGTTCGCTGGCGCAGGATGACTCGGTGGCGTTCCGGGCGACTTTCGAGGGCCAGACGCCGCCCATTTCCGCGCTGTACTGGCGTGGCCCGGTGCTCGAAAGCTTCGATGGACGCCGCTGGAATGCTGTTCCTGCCGCGCCGGGCGTACAGGCCACCGGCAGCGGCAAGGTCTGGCGCTACCGCCTGACACTGGAACCCAGCGGACAACCCTATGGCCTGGCGCTCGATGTGCCGACCACCCCGCCAGACGGCACGCGCATCAGCGGCAACCTGCAACTGATCGTGCCGGGCGGCGTGAATACCCGGCGACAACTGCGGCTGGAATCGCTGACTGACTTCCGCTATGGCCTGAACATCCTGCCGCAGCAGATTGCGCTCGATACCTATCTGCCCGCTGGGGGCAACCCCCGCGCCCGCGCTCTGGCAGCCAGCTGGCTCAGGCTTGCGCCCGCTGCCCGGGTGCAGGCGGCCTACCGCTTCTTCCAGACCGATCACCTGACTTACACGCTCAATCCGCCGCTGCTCGATTCGTCCGATCCGGTCGATCAGCTGCTGTACAGCACCCGGCTGGGGTTCTGCGAACACTTCGCGTCGAGCTTCGCCTATCTGATGCGGGCGGCGGGCGTTCCGGCGCGGCTGGTCACGGGTTATCTGGGCGGGGCCAGCAACCGCGACACGGGCGGCAACGCGTACCTGATCGTGCGGCAGGCCGACGCCCACGCCTGGGTCGAGGTGTGGCTGGCCGGGCAGGGCTGGGTGCGCGTCGATCCCACCGGGGCGGTGTCTCCGGCGCGGCTTCAGGGCGGGCTGGCAGCGGCGTTGCCCGGTTCTTCGGCGGCAGCGCTGGAAACGGGCAGCGGCGTCCTCTCGGGTCTGCGGCTGAGGCTGGACGCCCTTCAGAACGCCTGGAACGAGTGGGTCGTCGGCTACGACTTCTCGAAGCAGCAGGGGCTGCTGTCGCGGCTGGGGCTGGGCGAGGTGGGTGGCCCGCGTTACGCCCTGATCCTGGGTCTGCTGCTGGTGCTGGGCATTTTGCCCGCGCTGCTGGTGCGCGTTCGCCGCACGGGCGACCCGCTGCTGCTGGCGTATCAGGAGCTGGGGCAGCGTCTGCGCCTGCCGATGCTCGACACCGAAACGCCGCTCGACTACGCCCGCCGCGCCGCTCTCGCCCGTCCTCTGGAGGCCGAGCGTGTGCAGGCTCTCACCGGCGAGTATCTGGCCCTGCGCTATGGCCCCGGCGAAGCGCTGACAGCGGCGCAAGTCAGGGCGTTTCGGCGTCGGGTCAGGGCGCGGAGCCAGCGAAACACGCCAGGGTAG
- a CDS encoding DUF58 domain-containing protein produces MTQTQASPQAAPARAPRIYVLPTRFGGAFVLFALLTLIGCINYLLSLGYALTFLLLGVWVVGAVSASRVLTGLHLELTPPERAFAGGEALMEAAVHVPEGQQRTPVGVKVGGVLTWLPAEVPQTGVLRVPIRLPTPQRGEVPLPTVRFEGHDPLGLWHSTSYPENTSSGSPPPEDADAGQAGATLPPFLLVFPAPEVGAPPPPLATQRESNPDSQRRAGDEEAYGLREYRPGDAPRRMAWKQTARLGTPLTRLYDAPAASMLTLDWDDTRALEHTEARLSRLTAWVLEAERRNAAFVLRLPGVVLDVPASSGQVRRALELLAKYDLPAPPPPRSRRFGPLGRRSA; encoded by the coding sequence ATGACGCAGACGCAGGCCAGCCCACAGGCCGCGCCCGCCCGTGCGCCGCGCATCTATGTGCTGCCGACCCGCTTTGGCGGCGCGTTCGTGCTGTTCGCGCTCCTCACCCTGATCGGCTGCATCAATTACCTGCTGAGCCTGGGCTACGCGCTCACCTTTCTGCTGCTGGGCGTGTGGGTGGTCGGCGCGGTTTCCGCCTCGCGGGTGCTGACCGGTCTGCACCTCGAACTGACCCCGCCGGAGCGGGCTTTCGCGGGCGGCGAAGCGCTGATGGAGGCGGCGGTGCATGTGCCGGAGGGCCAGCAGCGCACCCCGGTGGGTGTCAAGGTGGGCGGCGTCCTGACCTGGCTGCCTGCCGAGGTGCCCCAGACGGGCGTGCTGCGCGTGCCGATCCGCCTGCCGACTCCACAGCGCGGAGAGGTGCCGCTTCCCACCGTGCGCTTTGAAGGTCATGACCCGCTGGGGCTGTGGCACTCGACCAGTTATCCCGAGAACACGTCGTCCGGCAGCCCCCCTCCTGAAGACGCTGACGCGGGTCAGGCCGGGGCCACCCTGCCGCCGTTTCTGCTGGTCTTTCCTGCACCCGAGGTCGGTGCGCCGCCGCCCCCCCTTGCCACGCAGCGCGAATCGAATCCCGACTCGCAGCGCCGCGCCGGAGACGAGGAGGCGTATGGACTGCGCGAATACCGCCCCGGCGACGCCCCGCGCCGCATGGCCTGGAAGCAGACCGCCCGGCTGGGCACCCCGCTGACCCGCCTGTACGACGCGCCTGCCGCCTCGATGCTGACGCTCGACTGGGACGATACCCGCGCCCTGGAACACACCGAGGCCCGCCTGTCGCGCCTGACCGCCTGGGTGCTGGAGGCTGAGCGCCGGAACGCGGCGTTCGTGTTGCGGCTGCCGGGCGTGGTGCTCGACGTGCCTGCCAGCAGCGGGCAGGTGCGCCGGGCGCTGGAACTGCTGGCGAAGTACGATCTGCCCGCGCCGCCCCCACCCCGTTCCCGGCGATTCGGGCCGCTGGGCCGCAGGTCGGCATGA